AGACAAAGAAATGGGAGATGAGGCCAACTTTGAAGATGTAAGGATTGGATAGTCTTTTCTCTTTGTCAAACTTGAGCATATATTTGAGCATATACACTTGTAAGTGTTGTCAGCATGTGTCCTGATATTTGCTGCAATCTTGTTTCTAACTATAATAGTGATGAATGACTGCCGTTCATTCATACATTCATTCATTGTATGCACTTTGTGGGGTTGCTCTACATTTCTCTACAGATTATATCATAGTGCCTGGTTTTACAAAAATTTGATGTTCATTTTTTCCCCTTCAGATGGTCGCTAAGATGGGTGGTGCTGGAGTTGGAGGAGTGAGTAACAATTTCAAtggttatttaaaaaaaaaaaaacattcaaaagTCGAACTATGTATTTTGCACACTCCAGTTACCTGGTGTACTTACTATGAATGAAAAACAGTAGGTTCTATTTTCTGGCGATAATTTACAAGGTCTTTTCTGTGTTTCTAGGAGGATCCAGGAGTTGTGGATTCAGATGACAGTGACGATGAAggtaatttaaaaatataggTTTTATCAAAACCATGCATTGTAATAGATTTTGAATTAAATAACTTTATAACttaatttgaatattttttaggGCTGCCAGATTTGGAGGGATGACCAAGTTCTAATGATACACTTAAAAAACTAGGAACTGTAACAACTTTCAATGTTTAAAATTTGTCTCTTTAACGTTGCAATGAAGCAATACAGGATTTACATCTTATACAGTGTACTGAACCAAGCCCCTGTATGCTTTAGTATACAGTGTACCAAACCAAGCCCCTGTATGCTTTGATAGCAGTCACTGCATTTTCTTAGTTCTCCCTGTAGTTTATGCTATTGCATAAATGATTTGCCACTCTTTCAGTATTTTTACCATTCAAGAGAACAAGGTTTTATTGTCATACTATTGTAGGGAGGCTGAAGTACAGGCTTAAGGTCAAATAAAGTTGCCATGTTTGAGCCATGTTATCTTAATTGTTTCTGGATATTTACAAGATTCTGACAACCTAGCCTCCTCTGCAGGCATCTCGaatatttttgtaatttttcagtatttttttcagtattttttttttaattggggTTCCTGTGTCGAGTTAAACCAGAGCCGGTGACaggaagaggggagggggacaatCCTCTTTCCACTAACCCAGGCCACAACTCTTTCTTGAAcacaccacaggaagcccgaaatCGAAAAAAGCCTTTTTCCCAAATCACTTGAGACACCTGCGGAGGATGCTAGTGACAACACTGttcatttgttttttgtttaaatgcaGATCCCATTAAgagataacaacaaaaaaactacAAGCTATTTACAAGAACAAAAACTGAAAAGAAGCTTCGATAAGATGCTTATTAATACAAAAATTATGTTCCTTGCTGCTTGAATAGTTAGTTTTTCAGTGGTGAATTTTTAACTTTAATTAGATATCGCTGAAGTGTTTTTTCTACTCTTGCATCGGATGAATTAAAACAACTGGCAGTTTGTGGATGATATTCCAAAAAGTTtataacctttttttcttcattcctgaaaataaaacaaatattcaaGGGGGTTTCATTTAAAATGGGGCTGCACCAAACACTTGTGTGTCAATGAGGTACATTAAGGGTAGTTAACTAAGAAAACACTATCCCAATTAGTTGATTTTTCAGTGCCGTAGTAGACCtagaaatattggggggcacagtacacaaacattaagaaaatatttggggctATGGGCACAACcgtactggtcatttccttataatttttggaaatattggggggcacgtgcccccagtgcatatttttatttgcaaGTGTTGTGTGATGTGTTTCAATTCAAAGACTAAGGTACATATATTATGACAGCTTTAActttcttctttcccttaGATGAGTATAGATTTAATGGTTACTGATatatacaaaaagcccaaatagtcatgtttgtgaaccagaagaataaatacaatacaccaaaaactggtatttgaCTCTGGCAAATTTGTGTCTTtgataagacttcttcaggcagactgaagaaggtgtaCAGTGAATTTGGCCCACCCATCAGAGGGTGTACAGTGAATATGGACCACCCATTAGAGAGTGTACAGTGAATATGGCCCACCCATCAGTGGTGTACAGTGAATACGGCCCACCCATCACAGGGTGTAATGGCAGGTAATATGGCCTACCTATCAGAAGGCGTAATGGCAGGTAAAAGTGGTTTGGTGTTGTATCCTGTGACTTGATTGAATCCAGACAacacttctttttctttcttgtgcATCTGTTAAAATGGAAATTGCACTCCTCTTAGAGTTAGTACTGAACCTCTATCCCAagagaagagggggggggggacggaacaggacccgaaatgatcccaggacccgaaacgatccccaaaagttccccaagtgatcccgggacccgaaacaatccccaagagtccccaaaatgaaccccaaggaattatagtaatggacaacaaaggaatgtgtaaggattggctttcagttttaaaaacatgaaaCATTTAtctttgtgttattaaaagaaaatttacattaactaaaactatagtattaagattttaatatacgactgcggggggaatacagtggttgagtcagaaattggggtcaacttaCAATTCTTCCGGcatggataaatcatttttacataacaagccataaaagaaagtctttacagataggacatgctgcttttcataggaagcgaaatgttttaaagttattttttggcatgtttgtttttggtgaatgaaagacctatcttATCATGAGATCATACTGGGTTGTACGTAcaactacatgaggaaattcaaaactcacataatattgctttcaacaaaagccacatcctcttaatattttgcatcggtagtagagggttgttcgagtgtattactcagtgtgcttatgtcattccatcttctcggccaaaccggctgcctaaaatgtgtcggtaaatattcgctcctGTAAACAAGGATtttgtggtgaaatacatgtttggtcgtcgaatgaatattaatttttaggggtgatgtttaccggaaatgagatttgtagtgtcagagtcatgtgtcaaAACTGCAAAAAGTTTAgagtgatggaaggtcaaaagtttggttgatctgagcaaagctgtgctatgtttatatATGCTGTATttctttcagtagcaattaatctgtttatgggtttaatgctgggcaatgtaataaatagaagtattgtgttggaatttaatatttttaagtgacgtttagaaatcgagtcgctgttaacccttaattatgcttcaagaattgcaaatattttttctgctttctctttgtccattactgcaatttcttggggttgatttcggggactcctctgTATTGTTTcaggtccgaggatcagttggggtacttttggggatcatttcgggtcctgggatcgtttcgggtcctgggatcattttgGGTCCTGTACAGGACTCACAATTAAACCCTAAGGGTATGTAGAGTGGGGCAAATCAAATTTCCCAATaacactttgggtgtggttaCAGCAATTTTTAACTTGATCAGTTTTCCTGTATTGTAgtcctatttcaaataaggttgcacttggagaatgtgtgtatcgtaacccgcagttaTTCGtgggtatcaagtaaataaacaaataagcgtaaatataatacaaatccaggtttcTAAAGGTATAGAATTCTTGTTTGTTCTTACGATCATTCACATagctttcagatacaaggattcagTCATTTAAatgctacccatgaaccactgcgggttatgacacatggattctcgagtgcaaccttatttgaaataggtgtacgtTGAACTGAACTTGAACTGAATCAATTTAATAACTGGTGCATGTCTGAGACGAGCTTATTTCCAGTGGCAGAAAAAGGTGAGCCTATTTTTCAGGTGACAATACTTATTACTGACCAGTATTAGTAATTATTACTGAACAGTATGTCAAATACTaataaaatacatttaaaataCTAAGCACATTTGTTGTACAATGGTAAATCATGTAACAGGCACATGTTTGTGCCTTCAAAGCAGGGCCaacataataaaataagatTTTGTGTTGACTTCTGTAAATTTGCCATATTGTTAAAATCAGTACAATATACACAGCCCATGCtctttaggggggggggggggggttagagGGTGCACTTACAGATTTTGTGCAAAGGTTTgaatttgaataaattattttctcatttacataatatatatttttcttattcagTTCAAGTATAACATGCCGCCAGGCCGCACCACACACAATTCAATTTGACTCAGCGACTCAAACATGAATTTATTAATCAAACTCAAACCAATTTGCAGCAAACATTCCATCTATTTCCAAAACAAAAGGTTCAACTAAATTCGGTACAGTTCGACAGATTAAGCCTTAATACATCTCAGTATTAGCTGCTCGTAACTTTCTGGCATTAAATTTCAATTTTGTCCAATTATCAAACCAATCATGGACCAAATCTAACACCTGAAGCCAACTGAGTTCGTTAGGCATTTTCTGGTAGAATTTTACACCTTAAAAGATAAGGTAGGCTAGATTTCCAGCTGTCGCTAGGCCTCATCGAGCACATACTGAGGGCTCAAAGAAACaagctggaaatcgagcctaaAGATAAGGAAGATCAAACTGTCTTCTCTTATCAGGAGTCCCCACCTGCCCCAGGCTCTTGATGGTTTAAATGTGACTGACCTGTTGGAGGTTCTGTTCTGTGTCATGAGTGTAGCCAAGGAGGTGGCATAAGCCATGAGTAATAAGAACCTGCTCATGGGAAAACCTCATTTAATCTTACTGATCAAATGGTggattgattgatattgattGTTGAATCATACACTTAAATGGTaaagagatatgctttaaatGACAGTAATAACAGTGATTATACATACTGGGAGATATTCCTGGACACTTTTATTATCTTCTTGG
The sequence above is a segment of the Nematostella vectensis chromosome 2, jaNemVect1.1, whole genome shotgun sequence genome. Coding sequences within it:
- the LOC5515522 gene encoding endoribonuclease YbeY isoform X1, which translates into the protein MSVFVRNFQQRVLFSEALLERDARVLVQLLKADRFDVSIVCAGGKRIKSLNLKYRRRNVQTDVLAFPYFENMKPGVLPNPKLQDDWNLGDVILGMPVIHQDCQEDNKSVQEYLPVLITHGLCHLLGYTHDTEQNLQQMHKKEKEVLSGFNQVTGYNTKPLLPAITPSDRNEEKKVINFLEYHPQTASCFNSSDARVEKTLQRYLIKVKNSPLKN